A single genomic interval of Helianthus annuus cultivar XRQ/B chromosome 6, HanXRQr2.0-SUNRISE, whole genome shotgun sequence harbors:
- the LOC110904299 gene encoding uncharacterized protein LOC110904299 isoform X2: MLPELLGEIIRRVEANDDRWPLRRNVVACGCVCKRWRENEAAPQRRHLKNDVKGNRFLDGYNPGTLCSRKPGIYRNAYGHHLPEMYSGETCFLQLIEPNTAGVGKISCKQIDTTIFCIALGR; this comes from the exons ATGTTGCCGGAGCTTTTAGGAGAGATAATCCGGCGAGTGGAAGCGAACGATGACCGGTGGCCTCTCCGACGAAATGTGGTGGCGTGTGGATGTGTGTGTAAGCGGTGGAGAGAG AATGAAGCCGCGCCTCAAAGAAGGCACCTGAAGAATGATGTCAAAGGGAACCGCTTTTTGGATGGCTACAACCCGGGCACATTATGCAGTCGAAAGCCTGGCATATACCGGAACGCCTATGGCCACCATCTTCCAGAAATGTACAGCGGAGAAACATGTTTTCTACAACTTATCGAACCTAATACAGCTGGTGTTGGTAAGATAAGTTGTAAACAAATTGATACAACAATATTTTGTATAGCCTTGGGTAGATAG
- the LOC110904299 gene encoding tubby-like F-box protein 9 isoform X1: protein MLPELLGEIIRRVEANDDRWPLRRNVVACGCVCKRWREVSREIVTGNITFPSCLKQNEAAPQRRHLKNDVKGNRFLDGYNPGTLCSRKPGIYRNAYGHHLPEMYSGETCFLQLIEPNTAGVGKISCKQIDTTIFCIALGR, encoded by the exons ATGTTGCCGGAGCTTTTAGGAGAGATAATCCGGCGAGTGGAAGCGAACGATGACCGGTGGCCTCTCCGACGAAATGTGGTGGCGTGTGGATGTGTGTGTAAGCGGTGGAGAGAGGTTAGTAGAGAGATAGTTACCGGTAATATTACGTTTCCTTCTTGCCTTAAGCAG AATGAAGCCGCGCCTCAAAGAAGGCACCTGAAGAATGATGTCAAAGGGAACCGCTTTTTGGATGGCTACAACCCGGGCACATTATGCAGTCGAAAGCCTGGCATATACCGGAACGCCTATGGCCACCATCTTCCAGAAATGTACAGCGGAGAAACATGTTTTCTACAACTTATCGAACCTAATACAGCTGGTGTTGGTAAGATAAGTTGTAAACAAATTGATACAACAATATTTTGTATAGCCTTGGGTAGATAG